The nucleotide sequence ATACCACCGACAAAGCCATTAATGACCACTAATAAGGCAAACTGCCTCCAGTTTTCCCTTAATCCTAACTGTACTTCTTTCATGTTGATTTCGTTAAAATTTTAATTAATCCTCCATAGGAAAACCTTTGTCAATCCAGTCAACTTTCAAGTTTTTTGGAAGGTCAAGTAATCGGTGGTTTTTATATTTTTTCTTGTTAAGCAAAGTAAAAGCAGGACGAATATTCGGACAATGTTCAAAAGGGCAACAACCACAATAAAGTACAATTGCTTTGTCTTTCGGAATGTTCTTTAAGTTCGTTTCAAGCTTCTTAATTCCTTTGCTGTCGTTGACAAAACCAATCTCTAATGAACCCTTTATTTCTCCGGCAGGGCCTATATTGAAAATGACCGGATCATTGGTTTTATCGCCATCAGATAAAAGCTTTGCCAGCTCTTCCGGCTTCATCAATTGCTCTTGCTTCCATGGCTCAGGATCAGTATTGACCAGAGACATCAATACCATCGGCAACAACATCAGAGAAATTTTAAATATTCTTTTCATCATATTTAGATATTAAATACCTTATCAGACTTGATAATCCATTGTGCATATTCAGTCATATTACTTATTTCTGCACCTTCAATCAATTTGGAACTTCCATAACCTCTTCCTTCAAGGCAGCTTTTACAAATTTTTACCTTCCCATTTTTGCTAATGATTTCGGTAAGCAGATTTTCAATATTATAATTACTAGCAGAAGGTTTTTGTCCTGACAAACTACATCCTACCCCATCTCCCATTAAAAAAACTTTTACCTTCACTGATGGATCTTCTTTTAATAATTGTAGTGCAGTTCTTACGCCATTATATGTCTTTTCTGATGCGTATGCTGATTCATTAACAGTAAATAATATTTCCATATTTTAGTATTTATGAGATGGCACAACGGTTGGCTCCTGCTTCTACTTCTTTTGGATCAACACTATTCAAGTCACCGGAAAAGTTAAGCTCTACTATTTTTAGATAATTTGGAGGTGTCGGAGGAATTTTTG is from Cytophagaceae bacterium ABcell3 and encodes:
- a CDS encoding rhodanese-like domain-containing protein, with translation MMKRIFKISLMLLPMVLMSLVNTDPEPWKQEQLMKPEELAKLLSDGDKTNDPVIFNIGPAGEIKGSLEIGFVNDSKGIKKLETNLKNIPKDKAIVLYCGCCPFEHCPNIRPAFTLLNKKKYKNHRLLDLPKNLKVDWIDKGFPMED
- a CDS encoding DsrE family protein, which codes for MEILFTVNESAYASEKTYNGVRTALQLLKEDPSVKVKVFLMGDGVGCSLSGQKPSASNYNIENLLTEIISKNGKVKICKSCLEGRGYGSSKLIEGAEISNMTEYAQWIIKSDKVFNI